From a single Nicotiana tomentosiformis chromosome 2, ASM39032v3, whole genome shotgun sequence genomic region:
- the LOC104085399 gene encoding kelch repeat-containing protein At3g27220-like isoform X2, with protein MVRSAGGKHSFSKPIILLLAFVALLGISLTRDFRSASSSPYISLASSWSRDKYRIVTANVSNNNDSPKVRKSNRDRYPERALAMTYADLPAPELKWELMPSAPVPRLDGYSIQIKNLLYVFAGYADLDHVHSHVDVYNFSTDSWTESFEIPKDMANSHLGVATDGRYIYIVTGQYGPQCRGPTANTFVLDTETRKWESLPPLPAPRYAPATQLWKGRLHVIGGSKENRHTPGIDHWSLAVANGKALEKQWRTEVPIPRGGPHRACIAVDDHLYVIGGQEGDFMAKPGSPIFKCSRRFEVVYGDVYMLDEDMKWKGLPSMPKPNSHIECSWVIVNNSIVIVGGTTEKHPVTKRMILVGEVFRFDLNTLTWSVIGKMPYRAKTTLAGFWDGWLYFTSGQRDRGPDNPQPRKVVGDMWRTKLRLSH; from the exons ATGGTAAGATCAGCAGGAGGAAAACACAGTTTCTCAAAACCCATCATTCTTCTCTTAGCATTCGTTGCTCTTCTTGGAATTTCCTTAACAAGGGATTTTCGTTCCGCTTCTTCCTCTCCTTATATTTCCCTTGCTAGCTCTTGGTCTCGTGACAAATACCGTATTGTTACTGCTAACGTCTCCAATAATAATGACTCTCCAAAGGTTA GAAAAAGTAATAGGGATCGCTACCCGGAGAGAGCATTAGCAATGACCTATGCTGATTTGCCTGCTCCTGAATTAAAATGGGAACTAATGCCATCTGCACCTGTGCCTCGTTTGGATGGGTACTCAATTCAAATCAAGAATTTGCTTTATGTTTTTGCAGGATATGCAGATTTAGACCAT GTGCATTCTCATGTTGATGTGTACAACTTTTCAACCGATTCATGGACAGAGAGTTTTGAAATTCCAAAAGATATGGCGAACTCACATTTAGGGGTGGCTACTGATGGAAGATACATATATATTGTGACAGGACAATATGGTCCGCAATGCAGGGGCCCTACTGCAAATACATTTGTTTTGGACACAGAAACCAGAAAATGGGAAAGCTTGCCACCATTGCCAGCACCGAG GTATGCACCAGCAACTCAGCTTTGGAAAGGCAGACTCCATGTGATCGGTGGCAGTAAAGAGAATCGTCACACTCCTGGAATAGATCATTGGAGTCTTGCAGTAGCAAATGGCAAAGCCTTAGAGAAGCAATGGCGCACTGAAGTACCCATTCCTCGTGGAGGACCACATAG GGCTTGTATTGCTGTTGATGATCATCTTTATGTAATTGGTGGTCAAGAGGGCGATTTCATGGCCAAACCTGGCTCCCCTATCTTTAAATGCTCACGAAGGTTCGAG GTGGTTTATGGCGATGTTTATATGCTGGATGAAGATATGAAATGGAAAGGGTTGCCTTCTATGCCAAAGCCGAATTCGCATATAGAATGTTCTTGGGTTATTGTAAATAATTCTATTGTTATTGTTGGAGGCACAACAGAAAAGCATCCTGTGACCAAAAGGATGATCTTGGTCGGAGAGGTGTTCCGATTCGACCTGAACACACTG ACATGGTCCGTCATCGGAAAGATGCCATACCGTGCGAAGACGACATTGGCCGGGTTCTGGGATGGATGGTTGTACTTCACCTCTGGACAGCGGGATAGAGGACCAGATAATCCACAGCCCAGGAAAGTAGTAGGAGATATGTGGAGAACCAAATTGAGATTGTCACACTGA
- the LOC104085399 gene encoding kelch repeat-containing protein At3g27220-like isoform X1, with translation MVRSAGGKHSFSKPIILLLAFVALLGISLTRDFRSASSSPYISLASSWSRDKYRIVTANVSNNNDSPKIHEVGKSNRDRYPERALAMTYADLPAPELKWELMPSAPVPRLDGYSIQIKNLLYVFAGYADLDHVHSHVDVYNFSTDSWTESFEIPKDMANSHLGVATDGRYIYIVTGQYGPQCRGPTANTFVLDTETRKWESLPPLPAPRYAPATQLWKGRLHVIGGSKENRHTPGIDHWSLAVANGKALEKQWRTEVPIPRGGPHRACIAVDDHLYVIGGQEGDFMAKPGSPIFKCSRRFEVVYGDVYMLDEDMKWKGLPSMPKPNSHIECSWVIVNNSIVIVGGTTEKHPVTKRMILVGEVFRFDLNTLTWSVIGKMPYRAKTTLAGFWDGWLYFTSGQRDRGPDNPQPRKVVGDMWRTKLRLSH, from the exons ATGGTAAGATCAGCAGGAGGAAAACACAGTTTCTCAAAACCCATCATTCTTCTCTTAGCATTCGTTGCTCTTCTTGGAATTTCCTTAACAAGGGATTTTCGTTCCGCTTCTTCCTCTCCTTATATTTCCCTTGCTAGCTCTTGGTCTCGTGACAAATACCGTATTGTTACTGCTAACGTCTCCAATAATAATGACTCTCCAAAG ATTCATGAAGTAGGAAAAAGTAATAGGGATCGCTACCCGGAGAGAGCATTAGCAATGACCTATGCTGATTTGCCTGCTCCTGAATTAAAATGGGAACTAATGCCATCTGCACCTGTGCCTCGTTTGGATGGGTACTCAATTCAAATCAAGAATTTGCTTTATGTTTTTGCAGGATATGCAGATTTAGACCAT GTGCATTCTCATGTTGATGTGTACAACTTTTCAACCGATTCATGGACAGAGAGTTTTGAAATTCCAAAAGATATGGCGAACTCACATTTAGGGGTGGCTACTGATGGAAGATACATATATATTGTGACAGGACAATATGGTCCGCAATGCAGGGGCCCTACTGCAAATACATTTGTTTTGGACACAGAAACCAGAAAATGGGAAAGCTTGCCACCATTGCCAGCACCGAG GTATGCACCAGCAACTCAGCTTTGGAAAGGCAGACTCCATGTGATCGGTGGCAGTAAAGAGAATCGTCACACTCCTGGAATAGATCATTGGAGTCTTGCAGTAGCAAATGGCAAAGCCTTAGAGAAGCAATGGCGCACTGAAGTACCCATTCCTCGTGGAGGACCACATAG GGCTTGTATTGCTGTTGATGATCATCTTTATGTAATTGGTGGTCAAGAGGGCGATTTCATGGCCAAACCTGGCTCCCCTATCTTTAAATGCTCACGAAGGTTCGAG GTGGTTTATGGCGATGTTTATATGCTGGATGAAGATATGAAATGGAAAGGGTTGCCTTCTATGCCAAAGCCGAATTCGCATATAGAATGTTCTTGGGTTATTGTAAATAATTCTATTGTTATTGTTGGAGGCACAACAGAAAAGCATCCTGTGACCAAAAGGATGATCTTGGTCGGAGAGGTGTTCCGATTCGACCTGAACACACTG ACATGGTCCGTCATCGGAAAGATGCCATACCGTGCGAAGACGACATTGGCCGGGTTCTGGGATGGATGGTTGTACTTCACCTCTGGACAGCGGGATAGAGGACCAGATAATCCACAGCCCAGGAAAGTAGTAGGAGATATGTGGAGAACCAAATTGAGATTGTCACACTGA
- the LOC104085400 gene encoding cytochrome c1-2, heme protein, mitochondrial encodes MLGGRAVHRLLGRKFQSESSASPILSSIASKQAQEEFGSFGMKSLRSLALIGAGVSGLLGFATVASADEAEHGLECPSYPWPHAGILSSYDHASIRRGHQVYQQVCASCHSMSLVSYRDLVGVAYTEEEVKAMAAEIEVVDGPNDEGEMFTRPGKLSDRFPQPYSNEAAARFANGGAYPPDLSLITKARHNGQNYVFALLTGYRDPPAGVSIREGLHYNPYFPGGAIAMPKMLNDGAVEYEDGTPATEAQMGKDVVSFLTWAAEPEMEERKLMGFKWIFVLSLALLQAAYYRRLRWSVLKSRKLVLDVVN; translated from the exons ATGTTGGGAGGTAGAGCAGTCCATCGGTTATTAGGCAGGAAATTTCAATCTGAATCCTCG GCCTCTCCAATTTTATCATCCATTGCTTCCAAACAAGCTCAAGAAGAATTTGGATCTTTTGGCATGAAGTCCCTCAGATCATTGGCACTCATTGGAGCAGGTGTATCTGGACTCTTAGGTTTTGCGACAGTAGCATCTGCTGATGAGGCTGAACACGGATTGGAATGTCCAAGCTATCCGTGGCCTCACGCAGGCATTCTTAGTTCATATGATCACGCGTC GATTCGTCGTGGTCACCAGGTTTATCAACAAGTATGTGCATCTTGTCATTCAATGTCACTTGTTTCATATCGTGACTTGGTTGGGGTAGCATATACAGAGGAGGAAGTAAAGGCAATGGCAGCTGAGATTGAGGTGGTTGATGGGCCTAATGATGAGGGTGAAATGTTCACTCGTCCTGGTAAACTGAGTGATCGTTTTCCTCAGCCATATTCAAATGAAGCAGCTGCTAGATTTGCTAATGGGGGAGCCTACCCTCCGGATCTAAGTCTTATTACGAAA GCACGTCATAATGGTCAAAACTATGTGTTTGCCCTTCTAACTGGCTATCGTGATCCTCCTGCTGGTGTTTCG ATTCGTGAAGGACTTCACTACAATCCTTACTTCCCTGGTGGAGCTATTGCGATGCCTAAAATGCTTAATGACGGCGCTGTTGAATATGAAGATGGTACCCCTGCAACTGAAGCTCAG ATGGGGAAAGATGTGGTGTCATTTTTAACTTGGGCTGCTGAACCAGAGATGGAAGAGAGAAAACTG ATGGGCTTCAAGTGGATATTTGTGTTGTCCCTTGCTCTACTTCAAGCTGCTTACTACAGGCGTTTGAGGTGGTCTGTTCTCAAATCACGGAAGCTGGTCCTTGATGTTGTCAATTAG